The bacterium genome contains the following window.
TCTTCCTCCTTCTAAATAACGAGAGCCTTGAACATAGTCATAGTCTTCTTTAACAATAGGATCTAAAAGGAGAGGAATTTCTGCTGGATTATCTTTATCATTGCCAGCTAAGATCACTATGATCTCAAAGTGGTTAGAGATAGCATAATCAATACCTGTTCTAATGGCACTTCCTAATCCACGTCGTTGCTTGTGACTAATCACTATATCTGCTCCAGCTTCTTTAGCCACCGCCGCAGTACGGTCAGTAGAACCATCATCGACGACACAAATGACATCTACAACATCTTTAGAGATTTTTTTAACTACCTGGCCAATTCTATTTTCCTCGTTAAAAGCTGGTGGTATAGCAATAACTTTTCTTTTAGAGTGCATATTATCTCCTTTATTTTAAGTCTTCATTACTACTTTCATTTTTTTCAGCTGCTCTTCTGCTTCAGTGAAATATTCTTTAATATCACTTTGAGTTTTGATCCATTCTACATACCGGTCTACTCCTTCTTCTATGGTAATTTTAGGTTTCCAACCTAAAGCTTTTAATTTACTGTTATCTGCAAATAAGTGGCGAACCTCTCCTGGTCGAAACTCATTCTTCATTAAAGATTTTATCTCTAAATTATATTTATGGGCTAAAGTTTGAATAAGTTTTAAGACAGTAGTTTGCCCTCCTGTGCCTACATTAAAGACTTGATGGATAGCTTCATCTTTTTCTGCTACTAAAAGATTGGCTTCGGCTACATCTCTTACATAGATAAAGTCTCTGGTTTGATAGCCGTCTTCATAAACAATGGGAGGAAGATTATTTAACATCCGCGTTGAAAAGATAGAGCATACTCCTGTATAAGGATTAAAGATAGATTGCCTGGGCCCATAAGTTACAGAGTATCTAAGGGCTACAGTGGGAATGCCATACCCCTTTCCTAAGCCAATGACTAATCTTTCTTGGGTATACTTAGTGATGGCATAAGTAGTTTCAGCTCCAATATGAGAATTTTCATCAGTAGGCAAAGGCTTAAGATCTAAATTACAAAAAGGACATTTAACTTCCCATTCTCTTTTAGCAAGTTGATTCATTGCTCGTAAGTTAGGATTAATTGGACCATGGGTAGAACAGCTATATTTCCCTTCTCCGTAAACAGCTTGAGAAGAGGCAACTACTAATCTTTTTACAGGGTGTTTTTTAATAATTAATTCTAAGAGAATAGCAGTTCCTAAGCAATTGGCATGGACATATTTAGAAACTTCTGGCATAAAACCACCTTCAGCAGCTTGGTGAAAGACATAATCTACTCCTTCTAAAGCTTTATCCACATCTTCCATCTTACGCATATCACCAAGGATAAACTCTGCTTCCTTGGGAATCCAGGGGGGTTTGCCTTTTAAATGAGTAGGTTTAACCAGACTATCTAAGATTCTTACCTCAAATCCTCTCTCTAAAAGAAGATCGACCAGATGAGAACCTATAAGGCCTGCTCCGCCAGTAACTAATGCTTTCATAATTTTATCCTATCTAAAGAACCGTTTTTTAAATAAGAAGAATAAATTACCAAAACCATCCTTCCAAAGGTTTAACTTACTTTTACCTACTCTCTGACCATAGTAGATAGGTATCTCAATAGCTTTAATGGTCTGGTTAGTAAAAGCCTCAATCTTTAATTCCTGGGATAAAGCCATACCATCACTGGTGAGTTTTATCTTATTTAAGATCTCTTTCTTAAAGACCCACATTCCAGATTGAGAGTCGACAATTACTTTAAAGAATAAGATGGCTAAGACGGTGCTCAGAACAATATTTCCAAAGACTCTTAAAAAGCTCTTCTTTTCTCCAGCATTAGAATGCCAACGGCGGGCAGTAATAAAGGCTACTTCTTCTTCAAAGAGAATATAGAGTAGTAAAGGAATGCTTTCTGGAGGATAAGTTCCATCAGCATCCATAGTGACAATAACATCACCTGTGGCAGCCTTAAAACCTGTTTGGTAAGCTATTCCATAACCTTTCTTTTTTTCTACCACCACTACTACTTTATGACCAAAACTTTTAGCTACTTCTACTGTTTTATCAGTACAGTTATTGTCTACCACAATAATCTCATCTACTATCTCAGGCATCTTGACTAAGATTGCCTTAATTCCTTCTTCCTCGTTATGACAAGGGGTAACTAACGATATTTTCTTATCTTTATACATCTTTACCACCAAATCTTTTTAAGATCTTAGCTAGTTTTATAGCTAAGTATTCTTTTAAAATTCTTGGTAGAAGCCGAGGATTAAATAAGATATTAATAGTCAGGAAACATTCATAGGTACAAAAACACTTAGATTTTTGAATGTATTGACGAGCATGATTAGCTTTTTCACTAAACCAGATCTTCTTAAAGTCATAATTAACTTCTCGAAGGTTCCCTAATGGCAGATCATTGTGGAGTTCACAAGGAAGCACCTCTCCTTTGCTAAGGATAGCTGCACCTAAAGAACCGCCGTAACAAGGAACTTGGTACTGATTTTCTCTAACTAACTTGGTAATAATTTGGTGGCGGATTATTCTTTTAGCATTAATTATATCACAAAATGGAAAGTTATCGTAACCACTTAAGGTTTGTGATTTAATACTCTTTTCTAAAAGTTGGGCATACTTTTCATAGTTATTAATGTTAAAGAATTTAGAGGATGGTTCTCGAGGCTTACCCCGACAAAGTAAAGTAAATAAGTTTTTTGCCTCTAATTCTTTGGTGGCATAATGATAGATATCGAATAATTTACTATCATTATAAGAAGAGACTGTAGTCTCTACATTAATATTAAAATTCTTATAATGTTTTTCTAATTCCCTAAGTTCTTTATAAGTAGCAATGGTCTTTTGAAAAAGACCCTTAACTCCCCGAATATGATCGTGATCTTCACTGATACCATCTATAGAAACATCGACTGTAACCTCTAAGTTAGGATTATTTTCTAAGATTAGTTTAGTAGATTCCACCACTCTTTGGGTTAAGGAACCATTAGTTGGAATACCCACGATCTTTATCTTATTATTAACATGAAATATTCTTACTATTTCAGCAATATCTTTTCTTAAAAAAGGCTCTCCACCTGTGGGAAGTAAGAATAAGAAGTCATCCATACTTTGAGAAATCTTCTCAATCTCATCAATAGTAAGTTCATCCTTAGTAGGAGGAAGATCGCCTAATAAACAATGTTTACATTTAATGTTGCAATTTAAGGTAATGAAGTAGACTAAGTAAAGAGGTAAACTATCTTTCTTATAAAACATCTTCTTGGCATACTTGAGATAACTTAAAGACTTCATCTTTGTTCTCCTTCTTATCTATTTTTTAATATCTTTTCCCTAATAAATAAGCCAAAAAAGCAGATATTACTCCTAAACCTGAAACAAAAGAATCAAGGCAAATAAATAAAGCACTCTTCAGCATAAACAAAGGTCCATTTACTTTTTTCAAAAATAGTAGATAATTAATATTTGAAAATACCGCTACTATTAAAGCTAATAAACCACCGATCAAAAGATAAAAGCTTGATAAAGCTTGTGAAAGTACCAGTAACAAAAGACCAAAATAGACAAGAAAGAGACTAAGGATAAATGAAAAAGGGACCGAAGTATAATTTTTTTGTCTTTCTTTTTTAAAGAAGTTTCTTATAAACATTATGGTAAGTTCATAAGAACGTTTAAAGTCTAATTTTAAAACTTGCTTTAAATTATAATGCTTTATATGTTCTGCTTCAAGCTTTTTATTAGAGTAAACTTTGTAGCCTTGAGTTAATAGTCTTTGGCCAAATTCAGTATCTTCTACATTAGCCTCTTTATATCTTTTATCAAACCCGCCTAACTTTAAAAAAACATCTTTTTTAAAAGCAGTAATACTAGTATAAGATACCCCTATAAAGTCTGGTAAGATTTTATAGGTATAGTGCATCCATAAGTTTTTATACTGACTGGCAAAGTTTTTATACCTTAATTGAGGAGACAAAAGCCCAACTACTCCTGAAATATTCCCCCTCTTAAAATCTTCTTTTATTAAAGAAAGGCTATCAGGATTAATGATAATATCAGCATCAATAAAGAATAATATCTCACTTTGAGCTAGTTTTGCTCCTTCGTTCCGAGCTACTGCAGCCCCGCTATTTTCAGGAAGTTTAATAATTTTACAAGGAAACTCTTGGACTACTTTTAGAGAATGATCAGTAGAGCAGTCATCGACGACTATGACTTCAAGGTTAGGATAACAAGAAGCATAGATAGCTGATAAGCATTCTTTAAGAGTGTAAGCAGCATTATACACCGGCACAATAATAGAGATTAAATTATCTGCCATATAGTTAACTTCTTTCACTTTCAACTTTTAGATTTTGTCCTAAACTTATTTCAGGATATTCCAGAAGAGAGTCTAATACTTACTGCTCCCTTTTGTTTTCTTGTCCTGGCTGACAAAGCTGGCATCTAACGGCTGAATGCTTATATATCAAGATGCTCAAAATTGAGATAATGGTAAATAAAGAGAGAATAGATATCAAGTTTGATTTTGAGAAAAGAAAAAATCCTATATTATAGTCTAAATGATTATTAAAAATTTGGGGTAGTATATAGTCTCTAATAGGATGTTCAAAGAATTGAGGAACTTCTGGATCAATCATTACCGTGATAAACATTAAGAAGATAGAAAGGCAAGTTAAAAGGAGAAAAAGCTTAAAGTAGTGTTTATTTTTGTTAAATATAAAGATGATAGGAAAGGCCATAAAAGGTAACATGGGGATTACATATCTGGGACCAATTCCATATCCTCCATGCCAAGCCGCAAAAGAAGAATTTAATAAAAAAAGGGTTATGGTAGAAATAAGACAGATATAAAATTCCATTCGGAGATGTCTTTCTTTATAAAGATAGTAAAATCCAAGAATACTAAAAAGGAGAACAGGGGAGGTATAAAATACACCCCGATAAGAGCTAAAGAGAATCTGATATAAGATACTTAGTTTAGGTAGGCTAAAGCCAAAAAAACCTTTTCCCATAGCTTTTGCAGCTATTTCCGGAGCTTGGTGGGCATATCCTACATCAAAAGGATTTTCAAAGCATAAATAGTTATAAATCAGAAGAAGAATAAGGGAAGGTAAGGCAAAAAGAAAGTAAAGCCAGAGCTTCTTTTTTTCAGGTAGAGTAATTATTAAGTAGATGAACAAGAGCATAATTATTATGGCGGAAGTGTATTCGGTGATTAAGGCTAATCCAGAAAAAAATCCTACTAAGATGGTACCAAGAGAAGAAGGAATAAGGTTATCTTTTAGTAAATAAATTAAGATAAAAGAGATAAAGCAAAGTATAGCAGCTTGTTGATGGCCATAAAATAAGGTGGAATAAGGAAAACAAAGAGTGCCCAAGGAAAGAGCAAAAGTTAACCAGATATTATACTTAGAAGAATGGTTAAATAATCCTAAAAATCTATAAAAGATCACGGCAAATAGAGCTGAAGGTAAGGATACAGTTATTACTCTGAGTAAGTAATAGATAAAATTTATGCCTACCTTTAATCCAGAAATCTTTATCAGCCAGCAAGGCAGAAGAGCAAATAAAGAAGTACCAATGGCCTTATCGCTATAATAATGACCTTGATATAAGGATTTATCTACTGTATTTTGGTGGTAGCTGTCAATAGTAAGCCTTCCTTCGTAGACTATAGCTCGAGTAAGGTTATATCTGCTCAAGGAATTAACATGGGGTGCGAGGTGAAAGAAGTAGGTATAGCTAACAAATATTACTAAAAATATTAAGATTTCTTTTTGATATTTTTTTAGCATAATTAGCATAAAAATAAAACTAACCTAAGATGATTTTAATGTCAAGAAAAATAAATATCTGTAACACCAAAATGAAAATTTGACATAGAGCAAATTAATTTGACTCCAAGCAAATTTATCTTTTGTTGTTTGGTATTATTTTTTATATAAGGTTTTCGTTAATAACTACTATATCCGATACTTTTTTTATCCACTTTTTTATTTACTCCTTATCTTTCAACACCTTACAACAATTACTTCACAATAATTACGAAAGAACCTATTTTTACTTTCTCTTTTCTCTCTTTTACTTCTTCTCTAAAAATAATCTATTTCTACTATCTTTTTACAAAGTTAGGGAATTCGTAAGAGAGTACCTTCGTCCTTGACCTCCTTCCATGAATCTGCTACATTAATCTTTGTTAATGGTTTTAACATTGACATGGGCGTGTTCCTCCTTTCTTTGGTTTTTGCATTATGGAGGATACGTCCTTTTTCTTTTCTAAGCAAGGAGGAATTTACACAATTTATTTTACACTACCCGTCTCAAAAAAAAATAGCTATTTTTTATGCACAATGGTATAATTTCTTTATCAAGTACAAGATTGAGTTTAAGCCAAGGGTGATAAAGGACT
Protein-coding sequences here:
- a CDS encoding glycosyltransferase family 2 protein, encoding MHSKRKVIAIPPAFNEENRIGQVVKKISKDVVDVICVVDDGSTDRTAAVAKEAGADIVISHKQRRGLGSAIRTGIDYAISNHFEIIVILAGNDKDNPAEIPLLLDPIVKEDYDYVQGSRYLEGGRYGQMPLHRVIGTRLYPILLNIATLGKSKASDATNGFRAYKTSLFQDKRLNIWQDWLDGTELEFYLHYQVVKYGYKIKEVPVSKLYLQVKKYKEYTKVKPIVDWWKILKPLVCLTLKIKS
- a CDS encoding radical SAM protein produces the protein MKSLSYLKYAKKMFYKKDSLPLYLVYFITLNCNIKCKHCLLGDLPPTKDELTIDEIEKISQSMDDFLFLLPTGGEPFLRKDIAEIVRIFHVNNKIKIVGIPTNGSLTQRVVESTKLILENNPNLEVTVDVSIDGISEDHDHIRGVKGLFQKTIATYKELRELEKHYKNFNINVETTVSSYNDSKLFDIYHYATKELEAKNLFTLLCRGKPREPSSKFFNINNYEKYAQLLEKSIKSQTLSGYDNFPFCDIINAKRIIRHQIITKLVRENQYQVPCYGGSLGAAILSKGEVLPCELHNDLPLGNLREVNYDFKKIWFSEKANHARQYIQKSKCFCTYECFLTINILFNPRLLPRILKEYLAIKLAKILKRFGGKDV
- a CDS encoding NAD-dependent epimerase/dehydratase family protein, whose translation is MKALVTGGAGLIGSHLVDLLLERGFEVRILDSLVKPTHLKGKPPWIPKEAEFILGDMRKMEDVDKALEGVDYVFHQAAEGGFMPEVSKYVHANCLGTAILLELIIKKHPVKRLVVASSQAVYGEGKYSCSTHGPINPNLRAMNQLAKREWEVKCPFCNLDLKPLPTDENSHIGAETTYAITKYTQERLVIGLGKGYGIPTVALRYSVTYGPRQSIFNPYTGVCSIFSTRMLNNLPPIVYEDGYQTRDFIYVRDVAEANLLVAEKDEAIHQVFNVGTGGQTTVLKLIQTLAHKYNLEIKSLMKNEFRPGEVRHLFADNSKLKALGWKPKITIEEGVDRYVEWIKTQSDIKEYFTEAEEQLKKMKVVMKT
- a CDS encoding glycosyltransferase family 2 protein, which produces MADNLISIIVPVYNAAYTLKECLSAIYASCYPNLEVIVVDDCSTDHSLKVVQEFPCKIIKLPENSGAAVARNEGAKLAQSEILFFIDADIIINPDSLSLIKEDFKRGNISGVVGLLSPQLRYKNFASQYKNLWMHYTYKILPDFIGVSYTSITAFKKDVFLKLGGFDKRYKEANVEDTEFGQRLLTQGYKVYSNKKLEAEHIKHYNLKQVLKLDFKRSYELTIMFIRNFFKKERQKNYTSVPFSFILSLFLVYFGLLLLVLSQALSSFYLLIGGLLALIVAVFSNINYLLFLKKVNGPLFMLKSALFICLDSFVSGLGVISAFLAYLLGKRY
- a CDS encoding glycosyltransferase family 2 protein is translated as MYKDKKISLVTPCHNEEEGIKAILVKMPEIVDEIIVVDNNCTDKTVEVAKSFGHKVVVVVEKKKGYGIAYQTGFKAATGDVIVTMDADGTYPPESIPLLLYILFEEEVAFITARRWHSNAGEKKSFLRVFGNIVLSTVLAILFFKVIVDSQSGMWVFKKEILNKIKLTSDGMALSQELKIEAFTNQTIKAIEIPIYYGQRVGKSKLNLWKDGFGNLFFLFKKRFFR